One window of Salminus brasiliensis chromosome 16, fSalBra1.hap2, whole genome shotgun sequence genomic DNA carries:
- the aebp1a gene encoding adipocyte enhancer-binding protein 1, producing the protein MKLWRLKVPLWLTLFTLSWILTSYGNVEADGLVRSGQTTKGLRRRQAAAVDHKKKEIQEQQQSEDAQKDEPGAGVEAKKDKPGSKKSPEEVLAAKAKKAAEKEAKAKKPKAPKPTKKPKPPKPTKKPKPPKPTKKPKPPKPTKKPKPPKTTAPPKQKAKTPPPTKKSTLEEEEEKLLKELGWDTLFPTVSTKEKPSPSPDHDVPIKEEDPTSPSITKIPKEHDAEYWDARHEVPEPDLPPRRKEATTTEDPSIYLPIPEETSAPPFVAPWYEEYDYSDLASKKLEEEMARKQKEKEEKAEKMRKKWEEEEEERRKQIPAYVEPKKCPPLGMESHRVEDDQILASSMSHHGFSAQRGRLNMQSSDDEDDVYGGGWCADSEEKEHWFQLDAHREVEYTGVITQGRTSETHDDFVSSYFVAFSNDSRDWTVLHDGYAEWLFYGNVDKDTPVKNEFSMPVVARYIRILPQSWNGSLCMRLEVLACPLPNSYPTENDVTPTDDLDYRHHNYKEMRQMMKVINEECPNITRIYNIGKSSQGQKMYAMEISDNPGEHETGEPEFRYTAGLHGNEVLGRELLLLLMQFLCKEYNDDNPRVRRLVDGVRIHLVPCLNPDAYDLAYEMGSEMGNWALGHWTEEGYDIFQNFPDLNSVLWGAEDRGWVPRVVPNHHIPMPENFLNGSVATETKAIIAWMERTPFVLGANLQGGEKMVTYPFDMQRPPRSTSMDNRVVHRNGRPVVEYNMNEDTWARIQRQNEGELRETADESMFRWLAMTYAHSHLTMTETYRGSCHTDDITGGQGIINRASWKPVVGSMNDFSYLHTNCFEISIFLGCDKFPHESELALEWENNREALLAFIEQVHRGIKGVVRDVEGNLLANATISVEGIKHDVKTASTGDYWRLLNPGEYRVTARADGYTSQTRLCMVGYETGATSCSFTLTKSNWARIRQIMAQSGKKPVLRPPPNPRVQKPTNAAGISRVPDTVPQSKRQHCTRQNRCRLRKRINITTTRATSTTTTTTTLPPTTTTQLKTQTTDSWFNFWVGQDSSPTVAPGEDEFQETEPTPDYDFAYRIDDF; encoded by the exons ATGAAGCTGTGGAGGTTGAAGGTGCCTCTCTGGCTCACCCTGTTCACTCTCAGCTGGATACTAACAAGCTATGGGAATGTGGAGGCAGATGGCTTGGTGAGGTCTGGCCAGACAACCAAAGGGCTTCGAAGAAGACAAGCGGCAGCTGTTGatcacaagaaaaaagaaatacaggaaCAACAGCAGTCAGAAGATGCTCAGAAGGATGAACCGGGAGCAGGCGTGGAGGCCAAAAAGGACAAACCAGGGAGTAAAAAATCACCTGAAGAGGTGCTAGCAG CCAAGGCAAAGAAAGCAGCAGAGAAGGAGGCCAAGGCAAAGAAACCAAAAGCCCCCAAGCCCACCAAGAAACCCAAGCCACCGAAGCCAACAAAAAAGCCCAAACCGCCAAAGCCAACCAAAAAACCCAAGCCACCGAAACCCACCAAGAAACCCAAACCACCGAAGACCACAGCGCCACCCAAACAGAAAGCCAAGACCCCCCCTCCAACCAAAAAATCAAccctggaggaggaagaggagaaacttCTCAAAGAACTTGGATGGGATACGT tatTCCCAACAGTATCAACAAAAGAGAAGCCGTCTCCAAGCCCAGACCATG ATGTTCCCATCAAGGAAGAAGACCCAACATCTCCATCTATAACCAAAATCCCAAAAGAACATGATGCTGAGTACTGGGATGCCAGAC ATGAGGTCCCAGAGCCTGACCTCCCCCCTAGACGCAAGGAGGCCACCACCACGGAAGATCCAAGCATATATTTACCCATCCCAG aGGAGACCTCAGCCCCACCATTTGTGGCCCCCTGGTATGAGGAATATGATTATTCTGACT TGGCATCAAAGAAGTTGGAGGAGGAGATGGCGagaaagcagaaggagaaggaagaaaagg ctgaaaaaatgaggaaaaaatgggaggaagaggaagaagaaagaagaaagcagATCCCTGCCTACGTCGAACCAAAGA AGTGTCCACCTCTTGGCATGGAGTCGCACCGTGTGGAGGATGACCAAATCCTGGCCTCCTCCATGTCCCATCATGGGTTTTCAGCCCAGAGAGGCCGTTTGAACATGCAG AGCtctgatgatgaggatgatgttTACGGAGGGGGCTGGTGTGCGGACAGCGAGGAGAAAGAGCACTGGTTTCAGCTGGATGCTCATCGAGAGGTGGAATACACTGGGGTCATCACTCAGGGCAGGACCTCTGAGACACA TGATGACTTTGTTTCATCCTACTTCGTGGCCTTCAGCAACGACAGTCGTGACTGGACAGTGCTTCATGATGGCTATGCTGAATGG CTCTTTTATGGGAATGTTGACAAAGACACTCCAGTGAAGAACGAGTTCTCCATGCCTGTGGTGGCGCGGTATATCCGAATCTTACCGCAGAGCTGGAACGGGAGTCTGTGCATGAGACTGGAGGTGCTTGCCTGCCCTCTGCCCA ATAGTTACCCAACTGAAAACGACGTTACGCCCACTGATGACTTGGACTACAGGCATCACAACTACAAGGAGATGAGGCAG ATGATGAAAGTGATAAATGAGGAATGTCCCAACATCACCAGGATCTACAACATTGGCAAGAGCTCTCAAGGGCAGAAGATGTACGCAATGGAGATCTCTGACAATCCAGGAGAACATGAAACCG GTGAGCCAGAGTTTCGCTACACTGCAGGACTACACGGGAATGAAGTACTGGGAAGAGAACTCCTTTTATTACTAATGCAGTTCCTATGTAAAGAGTACAACGATGATAACCCCCGGGTGCGCCGCCTGGTGGACGGAGTGCGCATTCATTTGGTTCCCTGTCTTAACCCAGATGCCTACGACCTGGCTTATGAAATG ggCTCAGAAATGGGAAACTGGGCATTGGGCCACTGGACAGAGGAGGGCTACGACATTTTTCAGAACTTTCCTGACCTTAACAGTGTTCTGTGGGGCGCAGAAGACAGAGGATGGGTCCCTCGTGTTGTGCCGAACCACCACATCCCCATGCCGGAGAACTTCTTGAATGGCTCG GTTGCTACTGAGACTAAAGCCATAATCGCCTGGATGGAGCGAACGCCATTCGTTTTGGGAGCAAACCTGCAGGGTGGCGAGAAGATGGTGACGTACCCCTTTGACATGCAGAGACCACCCAGGTCCACCAGCATGGACAACAGAGTGGTGCATCGCAACGGGCGTCCCGTGGTGGAGTACAACATGAACGAGGACACCTGGGCCCGGATTCAGAGGCAAAACGAGGGGGAGCTGAGGGAGACCGCGGACGAGAGCATGTTCCGCTGGCTGGCCATGACCTACGCCCACAGCCACTTGACCATGACAGAGACGTACCGTGGCTCCTGCCACACCGATGACATCACAGGGGGCCAGGGCATCATCAACCGTGCCAGCTGGAAACCTGTCGTGGGCA GTATGAATGATTTCAGTTACCTTCACACCAACTGCTTTGAGATATCCATCTTCCTGGGATGTGACAAGTTTCCCCATGAGAGTGAGCTGGCCCTGGAGTGGGAGAACAACCGTGAGGCCCTACTAGCATTTATTGAGCAG GTGCATCGTGGTATTAAGGGTGTTGTGAGGGACGTAGAGGGCAATCTACTAGCAAATGCCACAATATCTGTGGAGGGCATCAAGCATGACGTGAAAACAG CTTCCACAGGTGATTACTGGCGTCTCCTAAATCCAGGAGAGTATCGTGTCACTGCGAGAGCGGATGGCTATACATCTCAGACACGCCTCTGTATGGTGGGCTACGAGACAGGGGCCACATCATGCAGCTTTACACTAACCAAGTCCAACTGGGCCAGAATTAGACAAATCATGGCCCAAAGTGGTAAGAAGCCAGTTCTTCGACCGCCACCCAACCCCAGGGTCCAAAAACCAACAAATGCTGCTGGGATCAGCAGAGTTCCAGACACAGTTCCCCAAAGTAAACGCCAGCACTGCACGCGCCAGAACCGTTGCAGACTGCGAAAGAGGATCAACATTACCACCACTAGGGCCACCAGCAcaaccacaaccaccaccaccctgcCGCCCACTACCACCACACAGTTAAAAACACAAACCACCGACTCTTGGTTTAACTTCTGGGTTGGGCAGGACAGTTCACCCACCGTGGCCCCAGGTGAAGATGAATTCCAAGAAACTGAGCCTACACCGGATTACGACTTTGCTTATAGAATAGATGATTTTTAA
- the pnx gene encoding homeobox protein pnx, whose protein sequence is MQQEIKNQPARTSSFSIVDILDPSKFTGRQSARHADCRKREDPLSGEESPSETDSLSAPGSPAPVRKARRVRTAFTLEQLRVLEQSFQSSHYLSVLERHVIATALRLSETQVKIWFQNRRTKWKKAREGQGAEEQSHFTIMPPAIIPNVPFTPTVASCHQAAPVPIHFQAPQSYFTHTYPYNALTFF, encoded by the exons ATGCAACAAGAAATCAAAAACCAGCCGGCCAGGACTTCCTCATTTTCCATCGTGGACATCCTGGATCCCTCCAAATTCACAGGAAGACAAAGTGCAAGACATGCAGACTGCaggaagagagagg ACCCGCTCAGCGGTGAGGAGAGCCCTTCAGAGACCGACAGCCTCTCCGCTCCGGGCTCGCCGGCTCCGGTCCGCAAGGCGAGGCGCGTCCGCACCGCGTTCACGCTGGAGCAGCTGCGCGTTCTTGAGCAGAGCTTCCAGAGCAGCCACTACCTGTCCGTGCTGGAGCGCCATGTCATCGCCACGGCGCTGCGCCTCTCCGAGACCCAGGTTAAAATCTGGTTCCAGAACAGGAGAACCAAGTGGAAGAAGGCCCGAGAGGGACAAGGGGCCGAGGAGCAAAGCCACTTCACCATCATGCCTCCAGCTATCATCCCAAACGTGCCATTCACTCCTACAGTAGCTTCCTGCCACCAGGCAGCTCCAGTGCCTATACATTTCCAGGCACCTCAGTCCTATTTCACTCACACCTACCCTTACAATGCACTTACGTTCTTCTGA